A stretch of the Archangium violaceum genome encodes the following:
- the meaB gene encoding methylmalonyl Co-A mutase-associated GTPase MeaB: MATKASLSQRVLQGDVRAASRLMRNIDDGEPEATEALRELFPKTGRAYIIGITGSPGAGKSTLTDRLIAHLRKAGRTVGVIAVDPTSPFTGGAILGDRIRMQDHATDPGVFIRSLATRGHLGGLSRATGDCIRVMDAMGRDVIIVETVGVGQDEIDIAQMAHTTLVVTVPGMGDDIQAIKAGILEVADIFVVNKADLDGADRVVRELRMMLELRHAVKAPPMDHDAHHRMVRAKAEGTHVEEPAGPREWEPPILKVVAARDQGVADLVKNIDEHRAFLEETGQRKTKERTRAAAQFVALLRERLLKSALSRLERERGQLDEVAGRIAERQADPYALAEELASQLAE, encoded by the coding sequence TTGGCAACGAAGGCGAGTCTGTCCCAGAGGGTTCTGCAGGGCGATGTGCGGGCCGCGTCGCGCCTGATGCGCAACATCGACGATGGCGAGCCGGAGGCCACGGAGGCCCTGCGCGAGCTGTTCCCCAAGACGGGGCGGGCCTACATCATCGGTATCACCGGCTCGCCGGGAGCGGGCAAGTCCACGCTGACGGATCGGCTCATCGCCCACCTGCGCAAGGCGGGCAGGACGGTGGGCGTCATCGCGGTGGACCCGACGAGCCCGTTCACCGGCGGCGCCATCCTGGGCGATCGCATCCGCATGCAGGACCACGCGACGGACCCGGGCGTCTTCATCCGCTCGCTGGCCACGCGCGGGCACCTGGGCGGCCTGTCGCGCGCCACGGGCGACTGCATCCGGGTGATGGACGCCATGGGGCGCGACGTCATCATCGTGGAGACGGTGGGCGTGGGGCAGGACGAGATCGACATCGCGCAGATGGCGCACACCACGCTGGTGGTGACGGTGCCGGGCATGGGCGATGACATCCAGGCGATCAAGGCCGGCATCCTCGAGGTGGCGGACATCTTCGTGGTGAACAAGGCCGACCTGGACGGGGCGGACCGGGTGGTGCGCGAGCTGCGGATGATGTTGGAGCTGCGCCACGCGGTGAAGGCGCCGCCCATGGACCATGACGCCCACCACCGGATGGTGCGCGCCAAGGCCGAGGGCACGCACGTGGAGGAGCCCGCGGGTCCCCGGGAGTGGGAGCCGCCCATCCTCAAGGTGGTGGCCGCGAGGGATCAGGGGGTGGCCGACCTGGTGAAGAACATCGACGAGCACCGCGCCTTCCTGGAGGAGACGGGCCAGCGCAAGACGAAGGAGCGCACCCGTGCGGCGGCGCAATTCGTGGCCCTGCTGCGCGAGCGGCTGCTCAAGAGCGCGCTGTCGCGTCTCGAGCGGGAGCGGGGCCAGCTGGACGAGGTGGCCGGGCGCATCGCCGAGCGTCAGGCGGATCCCTACGCGCTCGCCGAGGAGCTCGCGAGCCAGCTCGCGGAGTAG